The Williamsia sp. DF01-3 genome has a window encoding:
- a CDS encoding PaaI family thioesterase → MERVSVRPEADADGWTLTPLADPILNNDLAMVHGGVVAPATKVVAHGSLHMAHHVSDSKYTGSMRVNYLRPMRVGGSTRYTASPVQIGRGTAVMDSVAVGDDGRTSAVARVTSYL, encoded by the coding sequence ATGGAACGGGTGTCGGTGCGACCGGAGGCCGATGCGGACGGCTGGACCCTGACACCTCTAGCGGACCCGATACTGAACAACGACTTGGCGATGGTGCACGGCGGTGTGGTCGCCCCTGCGACTAAAGTGGTCGCGCACGGGTCTTTGCATATGGCCCACCACGTTTCGGACTCCAAGTACACCGGCAGCATGCGAGTCAACTATCTGCGTCCGATGCGGGTCGGCGGGTCGACGCGATACACCGCGAGCCCTGTCCAGATCGGGCGCGGCACGGCGGTGATGGACAGCGTGGCCGTCGGCGACGATGGACGAACATCAGCGGTCGCCCGCGTCACCAGCTACCTCTGA
- a CDS encoding TetR/AcrR family transcriptional regulator — translation MPDLGQRNRGGRPRVTDKTAIAAVGLRLFAERGYDAVTMAEIADACDIGRTTLLRYFASKVDIVWDRSDDEVSALTARLQQAPGSADAVSVLCTELPAMLAYDDSEVDLLRTQVRIIGESAEGWPLGSARFAPWESVVARFITERTRHGADGLYTKLLTQSLLSAGWTAMTVWAASDEPRPERLLVDAFTLVRNGFSEQ, via the coding sequence ATGCCTGACTTGGGACAACGCAATCGGGGTGGGCGGCCGCGCGTAACCGACAAGACCGCGATCGCGGCTGTCGGCTTGCGCCTTTTCGCCGAACGCGGTTACGACGCAGTCACCATGGCCGAGATCGCCGATGCCTGCGACATCGGCCGCACCACTCTGCTGCGATACTTTGCCTCCAAGGTGGACATCGTCTGGGATCGTTCGGACGACGAGGTGTCGGCACTTACCGCACGATTGCAGCAAGCTCCGGGCTCTGCCGACGCCGTGTCCGTCCTGTGCACCGAGCTTCCGGCAATGCTCGCCTACGACGACTCCGAGGTCGACCTCTTGCGCACCCAGGTCAGGATCATCGGCGAATCCGCCGAGGGCTGGCCACTCGGATCGGCGCGGTTCGCCCCGTGGGAGTCGGTGGTCGCCCGCTTCATCACCGAGCGCACCCGGCACGGTGCCGATGGCCTGTACACCAAGCTGCTGACACAGAGCCTTCTCAGTGCGGGCTGGACCGCGATGACCGTATGGGCCGCATCCGACGAGCCCCGGCCAGAACGACTATTGGTTGATGCCTTCACGCTGGTACGCAACGGATTCAGCGAACAGTGA
- a CDS encoding mycofactocin-coupled SDR family oxidoreductase, whose product MTGRVEGKVAFITGAARGQGRSHAVRLAEEGADIIAVDICEQIESNPYPLASEADLAETAALVEKLDRRIVTVKADVRDRGQLRSALDEGLAALGHVDVVVANAGILPMSMGDPHASDFIDAVDVDLLGVMNAVAVALPHLGRNGSVIITGSTAAMLPNTTDNPNMGPGSAGYGWAKKTLMGYAEQLALQLAPEFIRVNVIHPTNVNTHLLHNDGLYSVFRPDLENPTREDVEPAFTMFQAMPIPYVEPVDISNAVLFFASDESRYVTGQQLRVDAGSLLKVPGGPA is encoded by the coding sequence ATGACGGGACGAGTTGAGGGCAAGGTTGCTTTCATCACCGGAGCGGCGCGTGGGCAGGGTCGCAGCCATGCGGTGCGGTTGGCTGAGGAGGGTGCCGACATCATTGCGGTGGACATCTGTGAGCAGATCGAGTCCAATCCGTATCCTCTTGCCTCTGAGGCGGATCTGGCGGAGACGGCTGCTTTGGTGGAGAAGTTGGATCGCCGGATCGTGACGGTGAAGGCTGATGTGCGGGATCGGGGTCAGCTCAGGTCTGCGTTGGATGAGGGGCTGGCGGCGTTGGGGCATGTGGATGTGGTGGTAGCCAATGCGGGGATTCTGCCGATGTCGATGGGTGATCCGCACGCGTCGGATTTCATCGATGCGGTGGATGTCGACCTTCTCGGAGTGATGAATGCGGTGGCGGTGGCCTTACCGCATTTGGGCCGTAATGGGTCGGTGATCATCACCGGATCGACTGCCGCGATGCTGCCGAACACGACGGACAACCCGAACATGGGGCCTGGGTCGGCTGGTTATGGCTGGGCGAAGAAGACGTTGATGGGGTACGCCGAGCAACTCGCTTTGCAGTTGGCTCCGGAGTTCATCCGAGTCAATGTGATACATCCGACCAATGTGAACACGCATTTGTTGCACAACGATGGTTTGTACAGTGTGTTCCGGCCGGATCTGGAGAATCCGACCCGTGAGGATGTTGAGCCGGCGTTCACGATGTTCCAGGCGATGCCGATCCCGTATGTCGAGCCTGTGGACATCTCCAATGCGGTGTTGTTCTTCGCCTCGGACGAGTCTAGGTATGTCACCGGGCAGCAGTTGCGGGTTGATGCCGGATCACTTCTGAAGGTGCCAGGCGGCCCAGCCTAG
- a CDS encoding acyl-CoA thioesterase II, protein MEDLAEQASLTQILDLAELGDNTFRARARSGLRAHVFGGQLLGQSVVAAGRTVAAGQLPHSLHAYFERSGGWAQPITYHVEVTRDGRSSARRRVVAVQGSVRLATVELSFHLGGGVSGTPARPQVDANEASWSPDAVGEELAVQLRSWLAGLTQMMRLEVRFFEEPVRSRTLRTGWAPPGQRFLVRSADALPDDPLIQAAAVAYLSDLFLLAGSLGPRGIVMGDSRLRAVSLDHALWFSPAAHARTWLLHETSTVRSSADRALCRGAIYDLTGTPVADTTQEGLVRITDDTQ, encoded by the coding sequence GTGGAGGACCTGGCCGAGCAGGCGTCGCTGACGCAGATCCTCGACCTCGCGGAGTTGGGCGACAACACCTTCCGAGCGCGAGCGCGTTCGGGCCTGCGCGCTCACGTCTTTGGTGGCCAGCTCTTGGGTCAGTCGGTGGTCGCTGCCGGCCGCACCGTTGCGGCCGGTCAGCTGCCTCATTCCCTGCACGCCTATTTCGAACGGTCGGGTGGTTGGGCGCAACCGATCACCTACCACGTGGAAGTCACGCGAGACGGCCGGTCGAGTGCGCGGCGCCGAGTTGTGGCAGTTCAGGGGTCTGTTCGGCTGGCCACCGTAGAACTGTCATTCCATCTCGGTGGTGGGGTGTCGGGGACACCCGCTCGACCACAGGTCGATGCGAACGAGGCATCGTGGAGCCCCGACGCGGTCGGAGAAGAGCTGGCGGTGCAGCTGCGGTCGTGGCTCGCCGGGCTGACTCAGATGATGCGGCTGGAGGTCCGGTTTTTCGAGGAACCGGTCCGGTCACGCACTCTGCGCACCGGGTGGGCGCCGCCCGGTCAGCGCTTTCTGGTGAGGTCTGCCGACGCGCTACCCGATGATCCACTGATCCAGGCGGCGGCCGTGGCTTACCTGTCGGACTTGTTCTTGCTCGCAGGGTCGTTGGGGCCTCGGGGAATCGTGATGGGAGACAGTCGGCTTCGCGCGGTCAGTCTCGACCATGCGCTGTGGTTCTCCCCGGCTGCGCATGCTCGCACCTGGTTGCTGCACGAGACATCGACGGTCAGGTCGTCGGCCGATCGCGCGCTGTGTCGCGGCGCGATCTACGACCTGACCGGGACCCCGGTTGCCGACACAACGCAGGAAGGTCTGGTCCGGATCACCGATGACACACAGTGA
- a CDS encoding GntR family transcriptional regulator, giving the protein MGTTTGKKRETEPAYQALSKQLRHEIAAGLYDNGTRLPNESELSERYEVSRQTVRRAFVDLVAAGIVYRVPGRGTFVNESGGRYLRQQGSIQDLMNLSSDTTMEVVSALQRRVDVEAASRLRLESDVVYTVIFRRFHEGVPFVLTTVHLPEDTARLVLQAPEVTAGAVSTYTMIGLLEPHLESPISEAAQSITVDAASGLDATHLGCPQGHPILRIDRLYSDESGVARELSVSHFLPEH; this is encoded by the coding sequence GTGGGAACCACGACCGGCAAGAAACGCGAGACCGAGCCCGCCTACCAGGCGCTGTCCAAGCAGTTGCGACACGAGATCGCCGCCGGTCTCTACGACAACGGGACACGGTTGCCCAACGAGTCGGAGCTGTCCGAGCGGTACGAGGTCAGCAGACAGACGGTGCGCCGGGCCTTTGTCGATCTTGTTGCCGCGGGCATCGTGTACCGGGTTCCCGGCCGTGGCACCTTTGTCAATGAATCGGGCGGCAGGTACCTGCGCCAGCAGGGTTCCATCCAGGACCTGATGAACCTGTCGTCGGATACGACCATGGAAGTCGTCAGCGCCCTGCAACGCCGGGTCGACGTCGAGGCGGCAAGCAGGCTCAGGCTCGAGAGCGATGTCGTCTACACGGTGATCTTCCGGCGTTTCCACGAAGGTGTTCCCTTTGTCCTCACCACGGTGCACCTACCCGAGGACACCGCGCGCCTGGTTCTGCAAGCACCGGAGGTGACCGCGGGTGCGGTCAGCACGTACACCATGATCGGACTTCTGGAACCACATCTGGAATCGCCGATATCCGAGGCGGCACAATCGATCACGGTTGATGCCGCAAGCGGGCTCGACGCCACCCATCTGGGTTGCCCGCAGGGCCACCCGATCCTGCGGATCGACCGTCTCTACAGTGACGAGTCCGGCGTTGCGCGTGAGCTGTCGGTGAGTCACTTCCTGCCCGAGCACTAG
- a CDS encoding nuclear transport factor 2 family protein: protein MKVEELVARELVRDRYARYNRAGDKGRLDELAACFTEDGALEARNSFAAKGRPDIVDTLTAVSADLIAHATAQAATTRPIVRHFVASLRFDSITPEHIESSAYFTVFHADAPDHWGTYRDVLVPVGDEWLFEHRLVVIDGARPGSSARPSIG, encoded by the coding sequence TTGAAGGTCGAAGAGCTCGTCGCAAGGGAACTCGTTCGTGATCGATATGCCCGATACAACCGCGCCGGCGACAAGGGTCGCCTGGACGAACTCGCGGCATGCTTCACCGAGGACGGAGCCTTGGAGGCTCGGAATTCGTTTGCCGCCAAGGGGCGTCCGGATATCGTCGACACGTTGACCGCGGTCTCTGCGGACCTGATCGCCCACGCGACCGCGCAGGCCGCGACGACACGGCCCATCGTCAGGCATTTCGTAGCCAGTCTCCGATTCGATTCGATCACGCCCGAACACATCGAATCATCGGCCTACTTCACCGTTTTCCACGCCGACGCCCCCGACCACTGGGGAACCTACCGCGACGTTCTGGTGCCCGTGGGCGACGAGTGGCTGTTCGAGCATCGCCTGGTTGTGATCGACGGAGCGCGGCCGGGGTCGTCGGCCCGGCCGTCGATCGGCTGA
- a CDS encoding SDR family NAD(P)-dependent oxidoreductase: MDLQLKGKRALVTGSNGGIGAAIARSLADEGVSVVLHGRNEAKLAEAKADISGRGGAVASAAGDLSTDEGAHDVATKALDAFGGIDILVNNAGGASESGKGSWFDLPPDDWAATYQSNVISAGRLIHRVVPGMKADGWGRIIQISSAAGIIPTSGQPDYGPSKAALVNMSMGLSKALAGTGITVNTVSPGMIMTDKLVEFLREFSEKRGWGDDVDRAAEYVLKGTGQTVTRIGQVDDIGYAVTMLASPNSGFINGVNLHLDGGGTGSIY; the protein is encoded by the coding sequence ATGGATTTACAGCTGAAGGGCAAGCGTGCGCTGGTCACCGGGAGCAATGGCGGCATCGGCGCCGCGATTGCCCGGTCGCTCGCCGACGAAGGTGTCTCGGTGGTGCTCCACGGTCGAAACGAGGCCAAACTGGCCGAGGCAAAGGCCGATATCTCCGGGCGTGGTGGTGCTGTCGCGTCGGCGGCCGGTGACCTGTCGACCGATGAGGGCGCACACGACGTCGCCACCAAGGCGCTCGATGCGTTCGGCGGCATCGACATCCTGGTGAACAACGCCGGCGGCGCCTCGGAGTCCGGCAAGGGATCGTGGTTCGACCTACCGCCCGATGACTGGGCCGCGACCTACCAGAGCAACGTGATCTCGGCCGGGCGGCTGATCCACCGTGTCGTGCCGGGCATGAAGGCCGACGGCTGGGGGCGGATCATCCAGATCTCCAGTGCCGCAGGCATCATCCCGACATCTGGTCAGCCCGACTACGGTCCGTCCAAGGCGGCGTTGGTGAACATGTCGATGGGTCTGTCGAAAGCCCTTGCCGGAACGGGGATCACCGTGAACACGGTGTCGCCGGGCATGATCATGACTGACAAACTGGTCGAGTTCCTCCGCGAGTTCTCCGAGAAGCGTGGGTGGGGCGACGATGTCGATCGCGCAGCGGAATACGTACTCAAGGGCACCGGTCAAACCGTCACCCGAATCGGGCAGGTCGACGACATCGGGTATGCGGTGACCATGCTCGCAAGCCCCAATTCCGGCTTCATCAACGGGGTGAACCTTCATCTCGATGGCGGCGGTACCGGATCCATCTATTAG
- a CDS encoding LLM class F420-dependent oxidoreductase has product MKLNYQFATGAVKHWETWIGAHEFAEIAVAAEANGFDVVSTTDHPFPSEDWLVGGGHHSFDPFVALSFMAAATSRIRLLTFILVAGYRNPFTTAKSAASLDLLSGGRLVVGMGAGYQANEFEVLGASFDDRGPRFDEAIVAMQQAWTGEVIDRDGPFFPAHGHRMLPRPTQRPGPPIWIGGNSKASIRRVAEVADGWLPFEQSAAMSAITNTPQLQTGQLAERIAQIRDRRIALGRPADFEVCFTPTARRDADEMADTLGEQIGPLSEAGVTHISVESKTRSMDACLAEIELLGTRLAGVGTTG; this is encoded by the coding sequence ATGAAACTGAACTACCAATTCGCCACCGGCGCGGTCAAGCATTGGGAAACCTGGATCGGCGCGCACGAGTTCGCCGAGATCGCCGTGGCGGCGGAGGCGAATGGGTTCGATGTCGTGTCGACAACCGACCATCCGTTTCCCTCGGAGGACTGGCTGGTAGGAGGCGGACATCACTCGTTTGATCCTTTTGTGGCGCTGTCCTTCATGGCGGCAGCAACATCTCGGATCCGGCTGCTGACCTTCATTCTCGTTGCGGGATACCGGAACCCGTTCACAACCGCCAAGTCGGCCGCGTCATTGGACCTTCTGTCCGGCGGCCGGCTCGTCGTCGGGATGGGAGCGGGCTACCAGGCGAACGAGTTCGAGGTGCTGGGGGCGTCGTTCGACGATCGAGGCCCACGCTTCGACGAGGCCATCGTGGCGATGCAACAAGCGTGGACCGGCGAGGTGATCGATCGGGACGGACCGTTCTTCCCCGCCCATGGCCATCGGATGCTGCCGCGTCCGACGCAGCGTCCGGGCCCGCCGATCTGGATCGGCGGCAACAGCAAGGCGTCGATACGCCGCGTGGCCGAGGTCGCCGACGGATGGTTGCCGTTCGAGCAATCGGCGGCGATGTCGGCGATCACCAACACACCGCAGCTGCAGACCGGCCAGCTCGCCGAGCGAATCGCACAGATCCGGGACAGGAGGATTGCACTCGGTCGACCGGCGGACTTCGAGGTGTGTTTCACCCCGACCGCCCGGCGCGATGCCGACGAGATGGCCGACACCCTCGGGGAGCAGATCGGTCCGTTGTCCGAGGCGGGTGTCACCCACATCTCCGTGGAGTCGAAAACGCGCAGCATGGATGCCTGCCTGGCGGAGATCGAGCTGCTGGGAACCCGTTTGGCCGGTGTTGGAACCACTGGGTGA
- a CDS encoding amidohydrolase family protein, which translates to MVDLNDIPIFDADTHMYETPDALTKFLPEKFAPAVQFVQVGKRTRIAILNKITEFIPNPTFEKVAAPGAHEKFYSGQNVEGLTLREMQGTAIEAPPASREPRARIAEIDRQGVDAALVYPTLANLVEHSAAEDPELTVAMIHALNQWMLETWGFTHENRLFMTPVITCALVDEARRELEYLIDNGAKVVLIKPAPVNGYKGWRSPALPEFDPFWKDVEDAGMPVVLHASQPPLDEYVNKWEPPSTNNFMTMSSFRWLALGHREISDMLGSLICHGTLTRFPKLRIASVENGSAWIHPLFHDLADLNKKMPQNFPEDPLEVFRRNVWVSPFWEGSVADVVETVGWDKVMFGSDYPHPEGLTEPKGFYKYAEGMNERRAYDFMGDNARRFLGLPLRNPSPDAAQAPADSLSV; encoded by the coding sequence ATGGTCGACTTGAACGACATCCCGATTTTCGACGCCGATACGCACATGTACGAGACGCCCGACGCCCTGACCAAGTTCTTACCTGAGAAGTTCGCTCCGGCAGTGCAATTCGTGCAGGTCGGCAAGCGGACGCGGATCGCGATCCTGAACAAGATCACCGAGTTCATCCCCAACCCGACGTTCGAGAAGGTCGCGGCACCGGGAGCGCACGAGAAGTTCTACTCGGGCCAGAATGTCGAGGGTCTGACGCTGCGCGAAATGCAGGGAACGGCCATCGAGGCCCCGCCCGCGTCACGCGAGCCTCGCGCACGAATCGCAGAGATCGATCGTCAGGGCGTCGACGCTGCGCTCGTCTATCCGACGCTGGCCAACCTGGTCGAGCATTCTGCCGCCGAGGACCCGGAACTCACCGTGGCGATGATCCACGCGCTGAACCAGTGGATGCTGGAGACCTGGGGCTTCACCCACGAGAACCGGTTGTTCATGACGCCGGTCATCACCTGTGCGCTTGTCGATGAGGCACGTCGCGAGTTGGAGTACCTCATCGACAACGGTGCCAAGGTGGTGCTCATCAAGCCCGCGCCGGTCAACGGCTACAAGGGCTGGCGCTCGCCGGCACTCCCCGAGTTCGACCCGTTCTGGAAGGACGTCGAGGACGCCGGTATGCCGGTTGTGCTGCACGCCAGTCAGCCGCCACTCGACGAGTACGTGAACAAGTGGGAACCGCCGTCCACCAACAACTTCATGACGATGAGCTCGTTCCGTTGGCTTGCGCTGGGACATCGTGAGATCTCGGACATGCTGGGCTCGCTCATCTGCCACGGCACCTTGACCCGATTCCCGAAGCTGCGCATCGCCTCGGTGGAGAACGGCAGCGCCTGGATCCATCCGCTGTTCCACGACCTGGCGGACCTCAACAAGAAGATGCCCCAGAACTTCCCAGAGGATCCGCTCGAGGTCTTCCGCCGGAACGTGTGGGTGAGCCCGTTCTGGGAGGGTTCGGTTGCCGACGTCGTCGAGACGGTCGGCTGGGACAAGGTGATGTTCGGTTCGGACTACCCGCATCCCGAGGGGCTGACCGAGCCGAAGGGCTTCTACAAGTACGCCGAAGGTATGAACGAGCGGCGAGCCTACGACTTCATGGGCGACAATGCGCGCCGGTTCTTGGGGCTGCCGTTGCGCAATCCGAGCCCGGACGCCGCCCAGGCTCCTGCGGACTCGCTCTCGGTCTGA
- a CDS encoding spirocyclase AveC family protein translates to MRTPTWTRGGSDDQIGRGTSDGPVRQTAGQSAVNRRRVRPVLVWAGIGAICVVFAAYVYLSWILSGNASAVGPGSDPVPTRATVGAWVFQCATPVLALSALFFVVRKSLLEHRLCAEAMVVIGSMIAWLHDLLINWLQPVVFYNATLVNFGAWTENIPGWISPNGRFLAEPVLMIGLPYIWMPLYLGLLGRWAMGRAHTARPALGVPGTFAAGWVAVFGVEFCCELLAVHTGLVGYPAGIPNLTLWSGNTHQVPMYGPLIWSTVLTCSGALLFFRDTNDLTVVERGMERVRWAGDRTRTMLSVLAITGFIHIVAIVGYDIPMNLEGLYAGSTQTYPTYLRTELCGPGTPVGCPDGTVFRGN, encoded by the coding sequence GTGCGTACTCCGACCTGGACACGCGGCGGCTCTGATGACCAGATCGGCCGCGGCACGTCGGACGGGCCGGTTCGGCAGACGGCGGGACAGTCGGCGGTCAACCGTCGGCGGGTTCGTCCGGTGCTGGTCTGGGCAGGGATCGGAGCGATCTGCGTCGTCTTCGCTGCCTATGTGTATCTCTCCTGGATACTTTCGGGGAACGCGTCTGCGGTGGGTCCCGGTTCGGATCCGGTCCCCACCCGAGCGACCGTGGGCGCCTGGGTGTTTCAATGCGCAACCCCGGTCCTGGCTCTGAGCGCTTTGTTCTTCGTCGTCCGCAAGAGCCTCCTCGAACACAGGCTCTGCGCTGAAGCGATGGTGGTCATCGGTTCGATGATCGCGTGGTTGCACGACCTCCTCATCAACTGGCTACAGCCCGTGGTGTTCTACAACGCCACGCTTGTGAACTTCGGCGCCTGGACCGAGAACATCCCGGGATGGATCAGTCCGAATGGGCGATTCCTGGCTGAGCCGGTACTGATGATCGGCCTTCCCTACATCTGGATGCCGCTCTACCTCGGTCTGCTCGGCCGATGGGCGATGGGCCGAGCGCACACCGCGCGGCCCGCGCTGGGTGTGCCGGGCACGTTCGCCGCCGGTTGGGTGGCGGTGTTCGGCGTCGAGTTCTGTTGTGAACTCCTGGCGGTGCACACGGGACTGGTCGGTTACCCGGCCGGGATCCCGAACCTGACCCTCTGGTCCGGCAACACCCACCAGGTACCGATGTACGGACCGCTGATCTGGTCGACCGTACTGACCTGCTCGGGCGCGCTGCTCTTCTTCCGGGACACAAACGATCTCACCGTCGTCGAACGCGGAATGGAACGTGTGCGCTGGGCCGGCGACCGCACGCGGACGATGTTGAGCGTTCTGGCCATCACGGGATTCATCCACATCGTCGCCATCGTCGGCTACGACATCCCGATGAACCTCGAAGGACTGTATGCCGGATCGACTCAGACGTATCCGACCTACCTGCGGACCGAGCTCTGCGGTCCGGGGACGCCCGTAGGATGTCCGGACGGGACCGTGTTCAGGGGGAACTGA
- a CDS encoding TetR family transcriptional regulator: protein MALVDVALNLFSTNGFDQTTTDQIAEGAGVSPRTFFRYFPTKESVLFFGEYDFVRAFSGVYLAQPDAVSELDAMTNAFVTLAPGLARMRKRITLYREAVASSVKLIGQERKNHDASARTVAEAIALRRQIREPDEECLLLGSVGMLVVERSIDRWIRMPAGTPPEDVVRTEFASLRELMGIRRVSSP from the coding sequence TTGGCACTGGTCGACGTGGCGCTGAACCTGTTCAGCACCAACGGTTTCGATCAGACCACAACGGATCAGATCGCTGAGGGTGCCGGGGTGTCGCCCCGCACCTTCTTTCGGTACTTCCCGACGAAGGAGTCCGTCCTCTTCTTCGGCGAGTACGACTTCGTGCGGGCGTTCAGCGGCGTGTACCTGGCACAGCCTGACGCTGTGTCCGAACTGGATGCGATGACCAATGCGTTTGTCACCCTCGCGCCAGGTCTGGCCAGAATGCGCAAACGGATCACGCTCTACCGCGAAGCCGTCGCCTCGTCGGTCAAGCTGATCGGCCAAGAACGCAAGAACCACGACGCGAGTGCCAGGACGGTCGCCGAGGCGATCGCTCTACGGCGACAGATCCGGGAACCCGACGAGGAATGCCTCCTGCTGGGATCGGTTGGCATGCTTGTCGTCGAACGCTCGATCGACCGGTGGATCCGCATGCCTGCCGGTACACCACCCGAGGACGTGGTCCGCACCGAGTTCGCCAGTCTTCGTGAGCTGATGGGCATCCGCAGGGTCAGTTCCCCCTGA
- a CDS encoding cytochrome P450 has product MTNELSERDDVDIDALPLAQDRGVGWQALRDAGAVCPAGESFILTSADAVDEAAKAPTVFSSRRAFDRLGSPLALIPIGTDPPDHTRYRRLLDPFFSPKRMAEREPQLRQSAAELIDAIAVRGQCELITDLATPYPSDVFLGLFGLPLRDRDRLNQWKDSILEFTSPSATKPSPEVLTHALELFTYLSEHITRRRQDNSGDDLLTRLIKTRDEGGLSDEDILGLCFLFVLAGLDTVTAALGFAFGRLAQDPSLRRQLAEDESLIPAFIEELLRTDGPVPFAPRVTTEDVEVDGILLPKDTTVLMSYGCANRDPDRYDDADELHVGERVPHFAFGKGPHRCLGSHLARMELRIILEEWHRRIPEYSLADGFEPQVLWPSGTLGLDAVPLVFMPPSEMTSSATQRR; this is encoded by the coding sequence GTGACCAACGAATTATCCGAGCGCGATGATGTCGACATCGACGCCCTGCCGCTGGCGCAGGACCGCGGCGTTGGATGGCAGGCACTGCGTGACGCCGGAGCAGTCTGTCCCGCGGGGGAATCGTTCATCCTCACCAGCGCTGATGCCGTGGACGAGGCGGCCAAGGCGCCGACGGTGTTCTCGTCTCGGCGTGCTTTCGATCGGCTGGGCAGCCCGCTGGCCCTGATCCCAATCGGCACGGACCCGCCCGACCACACTCGTTACCGACGGCTTCTCGACCCGTTCTTCAGTCCCAAGCGGATGGCGGAGCGTGAACCGCAGTTGCGGCAGTCCGCCGCCGAATTGATCGATGCGATCGCGGTACGCGGGCAGTGCGAGTTGATCACCGATCTGGCGACGCCGTATCCCTCGGATGTGTTCCTCGGCCTGTTCGGACTACCACTCCGAGACCGGGACCGACTCAACCAGTGGAAGGACTCGATCCTCGAGTTCACCAGTCCGTCGGCCACCAAGCCGTCACCGGAGGTGCTGACACATGCGTTGGAACTGTTCACCTATCTGTCTGAACACATCACCCGGCGTCGCCAGGACAACAGTGGCGACGATCTGCTCACGCGGTTGATCAAGACCAGGGACGAGGGGGGTCTGTCCGACGAGGACATCCTCGGGTTGTGTTTCCTCTTCGTGTTGGCCGGCCTCGACACCGTCACCGCCGCCCTGGGGTTCGCTTTCGGCCGATTGGCGCAGGATCCGTCGTTGAGGAGGCAATTGGCCGAGGACGAGAGCCTCATCCCGGCGTTCATCGAAGAGTTGCTCCGAACAGACGGCCCGGTCCCGTTCGCGCCGCGCGTCACCACCGAAGACGTCGAGGTCGACGGCATCTTGCTGCCCAAGGACACCACCGTGCTGATGAGTTATGGGTGCGCCAACCGCGATCCGGACCGCTACGACGACGCCGATGAACTCCATGTCGGTGAACGAGTGCCGCACTTCGCCTTCGGCAAGGGCCCGCATCGCTGCCTCGGGTCGCACTTGGCGCGCATGGAGCTACGCATCATCCTCGAGGAGTGGCACCGCCGAATTCCGGAGTACTCACTGGCAGACGGCTTCGAGCCGCAGGTGCTGTGGCCCAGCGGCACCCTCGGCCTGGACGCGGTCCCCCTCGTGTTCATGCCACCTTCGGAAATGACCTCGTCGGCCACCCAACGCAGGTGA
- a CDS encoding DUF4286 family protein: protein MADSYLFVFSNPTQGNDDEFNSWYETRHVPDVLQVDGVIAAQRYELAPMTPPEADGIAAPPAPAHRYLAVYELDDDPDTVMGSFLERVGSGQMALSDSLDLAGVSMAVWRPRGERKTAEARTRG from the coding sequence ATGGCGGACAGTTATCTGTTTGTCTTCTCAAATCCAACGCAGGGCAACGACGACGAGTTCAACAGCTGGTATGAGACCAGGCACGTGCCCGATGTTCTCCAGGTCGACGGGGTGATCGCGGCACAGCGCTATGAATTGGCCCCGATGACCCCGCCGGAAGCCGACGGAATCGCCGCCCCTCCGGCGCCGGCGCACCGCTATCTCGCCGTCTACGAACTCGATGACGATCCCGACACCGTGATGGGATCGTTTCTCGAGCGAGTCGGTTCGGGACAGATGGCGCTGAGCGATTCTCTCGACCTCGCCGGGGTGTCGATGGCGGTGTGGCGACCGCGTGGTGAACGAAAAACCGCGGAAGCGCGTACGCGTGGGTGA